A window of the Aspergillus flavus chromosome 6, complete sequence genome harbors these coding sequences:
- a CDS encoding histone-lysine n-methyltransferase, suv9 yields the protein MPVKMVIDLTGDSDSEDQIRSQLHSNIQSATPTFFTHLAHRTPSSSVPLKRKSERSPESELYDSFFNFKRKPSAPSVESSAASSSVPHQNNLPNGSTIATTKLQSSTPSPSPVIKEQSLPARAISVVVPSPSSQLKKEIESAKWASSSQSCTPELKGVLEKFYPTNAHVERGRKGAYPAARKVNRAAIPLPTGTPGPILQKRPEALDQQYRTLERKLSTIKGPKITFAPADGPKLAKVTANFQFINSYKLHKGVSPAPAEFIGGCSCGKHCDPERCPCSEKEDDSTENIIPYQRAKDRPDLLVLTPEFLRRTAMIFECGAQCACDKSCWNRVVQRGRTVELEIFYTGNRGFGLRSPRYIREGQFIDCYLGEVITKQHADIREETAVKNGHSYLFGLDFSPEVDEEDIYVVDGQRFGCATRFMNHSCKPNCRMFTVTNTIGDERLYNLAFFALKDIPPMTELTFDYNPGTERSEKVDSSVVACLCGEDNCRGQLWPSKRKGTK from the exons ATGCCGGTCAAGATGGTTATCGATTTGACAGGAGATTCTGATTCTGAAGACCAGATCCGCTCGCAG CTGCACTCAAACATTCAGTCGGCTACACCCACTTTTTTCACCCACTTAGCACATCGGACACCGTCATCGTCTGTCCCTTTAAAGAGAAAGTCGGAGAGAAGTCCAGAGTCAGAGCTATATGATTCTTTTTTCAACTTCAAGAGAAAGCCTTCTGCGCCCTCAGTGGAATCCTCTGCGGCTTCAAGTTCTGTCCCCCATCAGAACAATCTGCCGAATGGCAGTACCATAGCTACTACAAAGCTCCAATCTAGCACCCCTAGCCCGAGTCCGGTCATTAAGGAGCAGAGTCTGCCGGCACGGGCCATCAGTGTTGTAGTCCCTTCTCCATCGTcacagctgaagaaggaaattgaGTCTGCCAAGTGGGCATCAAGCTCTCAAAGTTGTACCCCTGAGCTGAAGGGAGTCCTGGAGAAATTCTATCCAACTAACGCACATGTAGAGCGCGGTCGCAAGGGTGCTTATCCAGCAGCGAGGAAAGTCAACCGTGCTGCAATCCCTCTGCCTACTGGCACACCCGGGCCCATCTTACAGAAGAGACCAGAGGCCCTTGACCAGCAATACCGTACTCTGGAACGCAAGCTTTCTACGATCAAGGGACCTAAGATCACGTTTGCGCCAGCTGATGGACCAAAGCTCGCAAAGGTGACCGCTAATTTTCAGTTcattaatagctataaacTTCACAAAGGGGTTTCCCCTGCTCCAGCTGAATTCATTGGAGGCTGCAGCTGTGGTAAACACTGTGATCCTGAGAGGTGCCCCTGCTCTGAAAAGGAGGATGATTCAACTGAGAACATCATTCCGTACCAAAGAGCTAAGGACCGCCCAGACCTGCTAGTCCTGACTCCAGAATTCCTGAGGCGCACCGCAATGATTTTCGAATGTGGTGCGCAGTGTGCCTGCGATAAGAGCTGTTGGAATCGGGTTGTTCAGCGTGGCAGGACTGTGGAATTGGAAATTTTCTATACTGGCAATCGTGGCTTTG GCCTCCGGTCTCCTAGATACATCAGAGAGGGCCAGTTTATCGACTGCTACCTAGGAGAAGTTATTACCAAACAACACGCAGATATTCGCGAAGAGACCGCCGTGAAAAATGGCCATTCCTATCTCTTTGGACTCGACTTCTCTCCCgaagttgatgaagaagacatcTACGTCGTCGATGGACAGAGGTTCGGCTGCGCAACTCGTTTCATGAACCACTCCTGCAAACCAAACTGCCGGATGTTCACCGTCACAAACACCATCGGAGACGAGCGTCTCTATAACCTGGCTTTCTTCGCCTTGAAAGATATCCCACCGATGACCGAATTGACGTTTGATTACAACCCTGGCACAGAGAGAAGCGAAAAAGTCGACTCTAGTGTCGTCGCTTGCCTGTGTGGAGAGGATAACTGTCGAGGTCAACTCTGGCCGAGCAAACGCAAGGGCACCAAATAA
- a CDS encoding serine/threonine protein kinase Kin1 — protein sequence MSTTAPSSASPSVVRSHSTTSRPPSYRPVVSSDNPHRTRSVAVRPATAHQSSPQHHHHHSQHYHSHSHSKSQSYDRRPPSNQAVFDNIARRDLEHPVSTRRSNSRERSQERPSTAYRAEPPSNKHHRNLSVQGHQRDSIDMAAAGPVMAEGVAGPQQIASGSRLHPGTMPSKRRTTITTPSGQWALGKTLGAGSMGKVKVGKNIETGEQVAVKIVPRQSTEEHRSSRDAERADRSKEIRTAREAAIVSLVNHPYICGMRDVVRTNYHWYMLFELVNGGQMLDYIISHGKLKEKQARKFARQIAGALDYCHRNSIVHRDLKIENILISKTGDIKIIDFGLSNLFSPRSLLKTFCGSLYFAAPELLQARQYTGPEVDVWSFGIVLYVLVCGKVPFDDQSMPKLHAKIKQGVFEFPQGLSAVTELGIMAECRSIISRMLVTDPKQRASLAEIMNHPWMNKGYSGPPENYLPHREPLQLPLDPEVIEKMTGFDFGSPEYITAQLTKILESEDYQHAVRTSIREHPAPNHGEKKRGMFDFYKRRNSTSRDTLSAPSAEAVQLGNDPLNAYSPLLSVYYLVKEKLEKERAEKSPGALGVPHSAGDAMLQMPDLPAPEAAHTNQYQVPGEKDNTRRARPRARTHGDDDLAEGVKNLNLAPGQGSPAPTASQPETPVKKESTAAGILRRFSTRRTKDRGRDPDRGRVSSPHAPSLNVQPPADSASPLSRGFSMRRARRAEPTPANIPSVGSQPQHQDLLKAPGSQEPASRSNKSLGRSTSVNSADYRARRAARRNDQDGAGQPPPTSGSDYSSASAHKDQTPQKETRTGRTHASRTMSLGHARRESIQARRARRDAAREANVPEETDADISGAGTALESANEGEDLSKPVYLKGLFSVSTTSSKPLPVIRADIIRVLRQLSVDYDEIKGGFSCCHTPSIEIDKVVDVGPPSPDRQGHVSNHRRRISFGGFLGHDDGKEEIRHTPRSQRRTRAPDHSFVTNSEASEEYLAARDNNVVVGERVMGETTTRVQSDTGENLVLRFEILIVKVPLFSLHGIQFKKVSGGMWQYREMAKKILDALKL from the exons ATGTCCACAACTGCCCCATCGTCAGCGTCGCCATCGGTCGTCCGCAGCCATTCCACAACCTCCCGACCTCCTTCCTATCGCCCTGTTGTCTCGTCCGATAATCCTCACCGAACCCGAAGTGTTGCAGTTAGGCCCGCGACAGCTCATCAATCCTCTCCACaacaccaccatcatcactcGCAGCATTACCACTCACATTCCCATTCCAAATCACAATCTTATGATCGCCGGCCTCCTTCGAACCAAGCGGTATTTGATAATATAGCTCGTCGAGATCTTGAGCACCCGGTATCCACCCGTCGGAGTAACTCGAGAGAGCGGTCTCAGGAGCGTCCGTCTACTGCTTACCGTGCCGAGCCTCCTTCGAATAAACATCACCGGAACTTGTCCGTCCAGGGTCACCAGCGGGATAGCATCGACATGGCTGCCGCAGGGCCTGTCATGGCCGAGGGTGTCGCTGGCCCGCAGCAGATTGCTTCGGGTTCGCGCCTGCACCCGGGTACTATGCCGTCGAAGCGTCGCACGACAATCACAACCCCGTCAGGTCAGTGGGCTCTGGGGAAAACCCTAGGAGCAGGGAGTATGGGCAAGGTCAAGGTTGGGAAGAACATCGAGACCGGAGAACAG GTGGCCGTTAAGATCGTACCCAGGCAGTCGACGGAGGAACATCGGAGTTCACGCGATGCTGAACGCGCAGATCGTTCGAAGGAAATTCGGACGGCTCGAGAGGCCGCCATTGTTAGCCTTGTGAACCATCCATATATTTGTGGTATGAGAGATGTGGTGCGTACCAATTACCACTGGTACATGCTCTTCGAGTTGGTCAATGGTGGTCAGATGCTGGATTACATTATATCCCATGGGAAACTAAAGGAGAAGCAAGCGCGGAAGTTCGCACGGCAAATTGCCGGTGCGCTGGATTACTGTCACCGCAACAGCATTGTGCATCGTGACCTGAAGATCGAAAACATCTTGATCAGCAAAACCGGTGACATCAAAATCATCGACTTCGGTTTGAGTAACCTCTTTTCTCCAAGGAGCCTTCTGAAAACATTCTGTGGTAGTCTTTACTTCGCTGCTCCGGAACTATTGCAAGCGAGGCAATACACCGGGCCAGAGGTGGATGTCTGGAGTTTTGGGATCGTTCTCTACGTCTTGGTCTGCGGGAAGGTACCGTTCGATGATCAAAGCATGCCAAAATTGCATGCGAAAATCAAGCAGGGCGTGTTCGAGTTTCCGCAGGGGCTGTCCGCAG TCACTGAATTGGGCATAATGGCAGAATGTCGCAGCATCATTTCGCGCATGCTGGTTACTGATCCCAAACAGCGCGCAAGTTTAGCGGAAATCATGAATCATCCGTGGATGAACAAAGGATACAGTGGTCCTCCTGAAAACTATCTTCCACACCGTGAACCATTGCAGCTTCCGTTGGACCCAGAAGTTATCGAGAAAATGACGGGCTTCGATTTTGGCTCGCCAGAATACATCACCGCGCAGCTTACCAAGATCTTAGAATCCGAAGATTATCAGCATGCCGTAAGAACAAGTATACGTGAGCACCCGGCGCCGAATCACGGCGAGAAAAAGCGTGGCATGTTCGACTTCTACAAGCGGCGAAACTCGACGAGCCGAGACACCCTCTCTGCCCCTTCTGCAGAGGCTGTTCAACTGGGAAATGATCCTTTGAATGCATACAGCCCCCTGTTGTCTGTTTATTACCTTGTTAAGGAGAAGCTTGAGAAAGAACGGGCCGAGAAAAGTCCTGGGGCTCTTGGTGTTCCACACTCAGCCGGAGACGCTATGCTCCAGATGCCCGACCTCCCAGCTCCGGAAGCAGCACACACGAATCAGTATCAAGTGCCAGGGGAGAAGGACAATACTAGGAGGGCCCGTCCTCGAGCCAGGACCCATGGCGACGATGACCTCGCCGAGGGGGTTAAAAATCTCAATCTGGCTCCTGGACAGGGATCTCCTGCTCCCACAGCGTCACAACCAGAAACCCctgtgaagaaagaaagcactGCAGCGGGTATCTTGAGGCGATTCAGCACTCGCAGAACAAAGGATCGCGGCCGCGATCCAGACCGTGGCAGGGTTTCCAGTCCGCATGCCCCATCATTAAACGTGCAGCCACCTGCCGACTCGGCGTCTCCATTGTCTAGAGGGTTTAGTATGAGAAGGGCCAGACGTGCCGAGCCAACCCCTGCAAATATTCCTTCTGTGGGAAGCCAGCCGCAGCACCAAGATCTTCTCAAAGCTCCAGGATCACAAGAGCCGGCCTCACGATCCAACAAATCCCTGGGAAGATCGACCAGTGTCAACTCGGCTGATTACCGAGCTCGGCGGGCAGCACGCAGGAACGATCAAGATGGAGCAGGCCAGCCACCCCCAACCAGTGGATCTGATTATTCTAGCGCAAGTGCACACAAAGACCAGACACCTCAGAAGGAAACCAGGACAGGTCGCACGCATGCCTCAAGAACGATGTCACTCGGCCATGCTCGCCGTGAAAGTATACAGGCTCGTAGGGCCAGACGGGATGCTGCTAGAGAAGCAAATGTTCCCGAGGAGACTGATGCAGATATTTCTGGCGCAGGAACTGCGCTGGAAAGTGCTAATGAAGGGGAGGATCTATCGAAACCGGTGTACCTCAAGGGTCTTTTCAGTGTTTCCACTACTAGTAGCAAGCCACTACCCGTTATTCGAGCCGATATCATTCGTGTCCTTAGGCAGCTCTCCGTGGACTACGATGAAATCAAGGGAGGCTTTAGCTGCTGCCACACGCCGAGCATTGAGATAGATAAAGTGGTTGATGTCGGGCCCCCAAGCCCGGACCGGCAGGGCCACGTGTCTAATCACCGCCGACGTATCAGTTTCGGGGGGTTCCTGGGTCATGATGATGGCAAGGAGGAGATCCGACACACCCCCCGGTCCCAACGTCGAACTCGTGCTCCGGACCATAGTTTCGTCACCAATTCAGAGGCGTCCGAAGAATATCTTGCTGCACGCGACAACAATGTGGTAGTCGGGGAACGTGTCATGGGTGAGACTACCACGCGAGTTCAAAGCGACACCGGAGAGAACCTGGTTCTCCGGTTTGAAATCCTTATTGTCAAAGTGCCGCTGTTCTCTTTGCACGGTATCCAATTTAAGAAGGTGTCCGGCGGCATGTGGCAATACCGGGAGATGGCTAAGAAAATTCTGGACGCCCTGAAACTCTAG
- a CDS encoding putative RNA binding protein, protein MSGKRARAAFEADLQTQESPYAFCGTPLPPLDAGVRDDGSYVPIWKQEVTDDRGRKRLHGAFTGGFSAGALKVVASFRYFNTVGSKEGWTPSTFVSSRQSRAKDARQQRVEDFMDEEDIREAEESRNLHITDEFSGFGSTDVDANRRGGLMDLFRSGGETMGVKLLKRMGWKEGQGVGPKVRRRAHLGDDAAYSSGSTDKTYLFAPENSRMVSFTHKTDHKGLGFEGESRLGSQKAGGDGSDEDADPFFAQRLTSQGISKRSAQKGPRRGAFGVGVLNDTGSDDEDPYSLGPQISYNRVIGKDKKKKKKLLEDVKPKVASNPLLTNKPVFISKKAIAGRNSTGFRKCHDGRLPLDGFVLADGVSSLTISAQEKKYAPPEVPKDWKCSKTPSKERDASKYVSTAEAAKASSLDPTSRAALLGEAQLPGKSIFDWMTPEARERIVKITGKTDLPPALGEKAPEGYEMSEAQKRKDLWDLVPKLDKQVAVQALTRAASGWMPYSEDPDKRSRYRTFLQVRAGLRESLPDRVSGSSTDEWVAELHEFARAAEVFKPMSGAMASRFTSASSGPKGSSDEAVSSADSLLQNPAKKPEDPAVAAAKIGMFGPMTRSNISFYPTRLLCKRLNVKPPDHVQSNPSDPAKPSDTAPGGRFQSAGYQTTGPKELVPQEVMDQLLLEAGTSSGAVEKPKPIVVEPERNEALEAERPGEEIFKAIFGSDDEDDEKGWMTNTSTADPRDKHNSPNQRSIELIERYRVKKERERESGKNSSHVVVSFLFFTANHPLGNPSVRFFKIENLFFATSLNLSFQLLISPIPNTSCDGSRPWAIKFPKSLSHTISAQGISGILELFTLLFLAEWSPVFNIYKMGCCLSTSRDNRSAYATQTATEERRPEASSRGVSSTTAAAIPSNSARVVIRSSPDHLPLNENFNAPIRRHVWYSKRRLWNRAQLDQERKEFFETRVTGKPEIWAALSAAISLMHTGDLTTAQSIIDAAGVTVPTGDLCQGAYDEQGVLYRLPQCIVSDPENLVKSNLGEDDFDTDDGKLSLDEESGDELIADDAERRRDEKGKVSERDLIRVKARLSDRGGPDMVVTVGKTQNVAYIARKLQQEAEIPKTQRVKIAYLGKILKEHVPLVDQGWKQGNVINALVVARPSPSC, encoded by the exons ATGTCCGGCAAAAGGGCTCGCGCAGCCTTTGAGGCTGACCTGCAAACACAGGAGTCTCCTTATGCCTTTTGCGGAACTCCGCTTCCGCCGCTGGATGCCGGCGTCCGCGACGACGGATCTTATGTACCGATCTGGAAACAGGAGGTGACAGATGACCGGGGAAGGAAACGCCTCCATGGGGCCTTCACCGGTGGATTCAGTGCCGG CGCACTAAAGGTGGTCGCGTCTTTCAGGTACTTCAACACCGTCGGATCGAAGGAAGGATGGACGCCCTCAACTTTTGTTTCCTCGCGACAGAGCCGAGCAAAGGATGCTCGACAACAACGAGTAGAAGACTTCATGGACGAAGAGGATATCCGGGAGGCAGAAGAATCTCGAAATCTACACATTACCGATGAATTCTCCGGGTTTGGGTCCACAGATGTCGACGCCAACCGCCGGGGAGGGCTAATGGACCTTTTTAGAAGTGGCGGTGAGACAATGGGAGTCAAATTGTTGAAAAGGATGGGCTGGAAAGAGGGTCAGGGCGTTGGTCCCAAGGTTCGACGCAGAGCTCATCTTGGTGACGACGCAGCCTACAGTAGTGGAAGCACTGACAAGACGTACTTGTTCGCACCGGAGAATTCACGCATGGTGTCTTTCACACATAAGACCGATCACAAAGGGCTTGGGTTTGAAGGCGAATCTCGTCTTGGCTCGCAAAAGGCCGGGGGCGACGGgtctgatgaagatgccgaTCCATTCTTTGCGCAACGACTGACAAGTCAAGGCATTTCCAAGCGGTCAGCCCAAAAGGGGCCGCGTCGCGGAGCATTTGGTGTCGGTGTGTTAAATGACACCGGTTCAGATGACGAGGACCCGTATTCCTTGGGGCCCCAGATCTCGTATAATCGAGTTATTgggaaagataaaaagaagaagaaaaagttgCTGGAAGATGTAAAACCAAAGGTGGCATCCAACCCTCTATTGACCAACAAACCAGTCTTCATATCCAAGAAGGCAATTGCCGGTAGGAATTCTACAGGGTTCAGGAAATGCCACGATGGCCGCTTGCCCTTAGATGGGTTTGTACTAGCGGACGGCGTCTCTAGCCTAACGATTTCAGcacaggagaagaaatacGCACCCCCCGAGGTCCCCAAAGATTGGAAATGCAGCAAGACGCCATCAAAAGAGAGGGATGCATCTAAATACGTTTCTACAGCTGAAGCAGCTAAAGCTTCTTCTTTAGATCCCACGTCACGAGCTGCGCTTTTAGGGGAAGCGCAACTTCCCGGAAAATCTATATTTGATTGGATGACCCCTGAGGCCAGGGAGAGGATCGTCAAAATAACAGGGAAGACTGACCTACCGCCAGCATTGGGCGAGAAAGCTCCCGAAGGATACGAGATGTCAGAGGCGCAGAAACGGAAGGATTTGTGGGATCTTGTCCCCAAATTGGATAAGCAAGTAGCAGTTCAGGCCTTGACCCGAGCGGCTAGTGGATGGATGCCTTATTCCGAGGATCCAGATAAGCGATCCCGATATCGAACGTTCCTTCAAGTCCGGGCGGGACTCCGAGAAAGTCTTCCGGATCGTGTTTCCGGGTCGAGCACCGACGAATGGGTTGCTGAGCTCCACGAGTTCGCTCGCGCTGCAGAGGTCTTCAAACCGATGTCCGGGGCCATGGCGTCGCGATTCACGTCTGCCTCCAGTGGACCAAAAGGATCCTCAGATGAGGCTGTGTCATCTGCGGATTCGTTGCTTCAAAACCCTGCCAAGAAGCCCGAAGACCCTGCCGTAGCAGCCGCAAAGATCGGCATGTTCGGCCCGATGACTCGAAGTAACATTTCGTTCTATCCGACGCGTCTATTATGCAAGCGATTAAATGTGAAACCCCCAGACCATGTGCAATCAAACCCCAGCGATCCGGCCAAACCTTCAGACACTGCCCCTGGAGGACGGTTCCAGTCTGCAGGATATCAGACTACTGGGCCTAAGGAATTAGTCCCTCAGGAAGTCATGGATCAGCTTCTGCTTGAAGCAGGCACTAGCAGTGGCGCTGTTGAAAAACCTAAACCGATCGTAGTGGAGCCTGAGCGTAACGAAGCGTTGGAGGCAGAACGACCAGGCGAGGAGATCTTCAAGGCGATATTTGGAagtgatgacgaggatgatgaga AAGGATGGATGACGAACACCTCAACTGCTGATCCGCGTGACAAGCATA ATTCGCCAAACCAGCGGTCAATTGAATTAATAGAGAGATACAGAGTaaaaaaggagagagaaagagagagtGGTAAGAATAGCAGTCACGTAGTGGTAagctttctattttttacGGCGAACCATCCTTTGGGAAATCCTAGCGTGAGGTTTTTTAA AATTGAGAATCTTTTTTTCG cGACTTCTCTTAACTTATCATTCCAGCTTCTTATCAGTCCCATACCAAATACGTCATGCGACGGTTCTCGACCGTGGGCCATTAAATTCCCAAAGTCACTCAGTCATACGATTTCCGCTCAG GGCATCTCGGGAATCTTGGAGCTTTTCACATTACTCTTTCTGGCTGAATGGAGTCCAGTCTTCAATATCTACAAAATG GGTTGTTGCTTGTCTACTTCGCGTGACAACCGCTCCGCATATGCAACCCAGACAGCCACCGAAGAGCGCCGTCCGGAAGCGTCCTCTCGTGGAGTGAGTTCAACAACCGCCGCCGCTATCCCTTCTAATTCTGCGCGTGTCGTCATTCGTTCCTCTCCGGATCATCTCCCGTTGAATGAGAATTTCAACGCCCCTATCCGCCGTCATGTCTGGTATAGTAAGCGCCGACTGTGGAATCGTGCGCAGCTGGATCAGGAGCGCAAGGAGTTCTTCGAGACGCGTGTGACGGGTAAACCTGAGATCTGGGCCGCACTGTCTGCGGCGATATCACTCATGCATACGGGTGATCTCACCACAGCTCAGAGCATCATTGACGCTGCTGGAGTCACGGTGCCTACGGGTGACCTGTGTCAGGGCGCCTACGATGAGCAAGGGGTCCTTTATAGGTTACCACAATGCATCGTGAGCGATCCAGAGAACTTGGTGAAGTCGAACCTCGGAGAGGATGATTTCGACACCGACGACGGCAAGTTATCATTGGACGAGGAATCGGGAGACGAACTTATCGCAGACGATGCCGAACGTCGCAGAGATGAGAAGGGCAAGGTCAGCGAGCGAGACTTAATCCGCGTGAAAGCACGACTCAGCGATAGGGGCGGGCCTGACATGGTCGTGACTGTCGGCAAAACACAGAATGTTGCTTATATCGCCCGCAAATTGCAACAGGAGGCCGAA ATTCCCAAAACACAGCGAGTAAAAATCGCCTACCTAGGCAAAATACTCAAAGAACATGTACCCCTAGTCGACCAAGGATGGAAACAAGGCAATGTGATCAACGCATTGGTTGTCGCACGACCATCTCCATCATGCTAA